Proteins encoded in a region of the Clostridium cagae genome:
- a CDS encoding protein phosphatase produces the protein MNNDSMLCYNSLLNKEDFINYFLDKKNLDSKIPKINLKETYNFYYIDILFSSNRNYLLEIFYKNNFLIFEFYKYNDINYNFRRIYYLEDINIEEISLFKEKKEIKINIPKVKKIRCI, from the coding sequence ATGAACAATGATTCTATGCTTTGTTATAACTCTTTATTAAATAAAGAAGATTTTATAAATTACTTTTTAGATAAAAAAAACTTAGACTCAAAAATTCCTAAGATTAACCTAAAAGAAACTTATAATTTTTATTATATAGATATATTATTTTCCTCTAATAGAAATTATCTTTTAGAAATCTTCTATAAAAATAATTTTTTAATTTTCGAATTTTATAAATATAATGATATAAATTATAATTTTAGAAGAATTTATTATTTAGAAGATATTAATATAGAAGAAATCTCTCTTTTCAAAGAAAAAAAAGAAATTAAAATTAATATTCCTAAAGTAAAAAAAATTAGATGTATTTAA
- the proC gene encoding pyrroline-5-carboxylate reductase yields the protein MDKKIGFIGCGNMGSSMVGGLINSGSFESKNIFVSTKTENSASNMKDKFNINASINNKDVVKNSNIIILSVKPYMFKDVINEIKDYLTEDKLIISVAAGVTIENLEDLISKKHKIIRSMPNTPALVGEAMSAICPNANVSKEDMEVCKKVFESFGECVEISEKDFHAFIALCGSSPAYIFMFIEAMADGAVKLGIPRNKAYKMAAQSVLGSAKMVLDTRKHPGELKDAVCSPGGTTIDAVVELEKLGFRSSVIQAMDKCAEKSKNM from the coding sequence ATGGATAAAAAAATTGGTTTTATAGGTTGTGGAAACATGGGAAGTTCTATGGTCGGAGGATTAATTAATTCAGGATCTTTTGAATCTAAAAACATATTTGTTTCTACAAAAACAGAAAATTCAGCAAGTAATATGAAAGATAAATTTAACATCAATGCTAGCATTAATAATAAGGATGTAGTTAAAAATTCTAATATAATTATTTTATCTGTTAAACCATATATGTTTAAAGATGTAATTAATGAAATTAAGGATTATTTAACCGAAGATAAATTAATAATTAGTGTAGCAGCTGGGGTTACAATTGAAAATTTAGAAGATTTAATAAGCAAGAAACATAAGATAATTAGAAGTATGCCTAATACTCCAGCCTTAGTTGGAGAAGCAATGTCTGCAATATGTCCAAATGCAAATGTATCTAAAGAAGATATGGAAGTATGTAAAAAGGTATTTGAAAGCTTTGGAGAATGTGTTGAAATATCAGAAAAAGATTTTCATGCATTTATTGCTTTATGTGGATCATCACCAGCATATATATTTATGTTTATAGAAGCTATGGCAGATGGTGCGGTAAAATTAGGAATACCTAGAAATAAAGCTTATAAGATGGCAGCTCAGAGTGTATTGGGTTCTGCAAAAATGGTTTTAGATACAAGAAAACACCCAGGAGAATTAAAAGATGCAGTTTGTTCACCTGGTGGAACTACAATTGATGCTGTAGTTGAATTAGAGAAGTTAGGCTTTAGAAGTAGTGTTATTCAAGCTATGGATAAATGTGCAGAGAAGTCTAAAAATATGTAG
- a CDS encoding NAD(P)-dependent malic enzyme yields the protein MNIYEESLKFHKEKRGKIEIKSTCEVKNSKDLSLAYTPGVAEPCREIHKNPDKAYEYTRKWNSVAVISDGTAVLGLGDIGPLAALPVMEGKSVLFKEFANVDAFPIVLDTKEVDEIVSTICNIAPTLGGINLEDISAPRCFEIEKKLKEKLNIPVFHDDQHGTAIVVLAGMINALKIVNKNLENIKVVINGAGSAGTAICKLLISSGVKEVIMCDINGIITKCKESNNSYMGELAQVTNPNNESGNLKDAIKCADVFIGVSAPNIVSKEMVKTMNKNGIIFAMANPTPEIFPEDAKEAGVAVMGTGRSDYPNQINNVLAFPGIFRGALDVRASEINEEMKVAAAYAIANSVSSEDLNSEFIIPKAFDLEVQTLVADAVRKAAIKSGVAQI from the coding sequence ATGAATATTTATGAAGAATCTTTAAAGTTCCACAAAGAAAAGAGAGGTAAAATAGAAATTAAGTCAACTTGTGAAGTAAAAAACTCTAAGGACTTAAGCCTAGCCTATACCCCTGGAGTAGCTGAGCCTTGTAGAGAAATACATAAAAATCCTGATAAAGCATATGAGTACACTAGAAAGTGGAATTCTGTTGCAGTTATATCAGATGGTACAGCAGTATTAGGACTTGGTGATATTGGACCACTTGCAGCATTACCTGTTATGGAAGGTAAGAGTGTTTTATTTAAGGAATTTGCAAATGTTGATGCATTTCCAATAGTTTTAGATACTAAAGAAGTTGATGAGATAGTTTCTACTATTTGTAATATAGCTCCAACTTTAGGTGGAATTAATCTAGAAGATATATCAGCTCCTAGATGTTTTGAAATAGAAAAGAAATTAAAAGAAAAATTAAATATACCAGTATTTCATGATGATCAACATGGAACTGCTATTGTTGTTCTTGCTGGTATGATTAATGCTTTGAAAATAGTAAATAAAAATCTAGAAAACATTAAAGTCGTTATAAATGGTGCTGGTTCTGCTGGAACTGCTATATGTAAATTATTAATATCTTCTGGTGTTAAAGAAGTTATTATGTGTGATATAAATGGAATAATTACAAAATGTAAAGAATCTAATAATTCATATATGGGAGAATTAGCTCAAGTAACTAACCCTAATAATGAAAGTGGCAACTTAAAAGATGCTATAAAATGTGCTGATGTATTTATAGGAGTATCTGCTCCTAATATAGTATCAAAAGAAATGGTTAAAACTATGAATAAAAATGGAATAATATTTGCTATGGCAAATCCAACTCCAGAAATATTCCCTGAAGATGCTAAAGAAGCAGGAGTTGCTGTAATGGGAACTGGACGTTCAGATTATCCTAATCAAATAAATAATGTATTAGCTTTCCCTGGAATCTTTAGAGGTGCTTTGGATGTAAGAGCATCAGAAATAAATGAAGAAATGAAAGTTGCTGCAGCTTATGCAATAGCTAATTCTGTTTCTAGTGAAGATTTAAATTCTGAATTTATAATTCCTAAAGCATTTGATTTAGAAGTTCAAACTCTTGTTGCAGATGCTGTGAGAAAAGCTGCAATTAAAAGTGGAGTTGCACAAATATAA
- a CDS encoding adenylosuccinate synthase codes for MSAFIVLGAQWGDEGKGKMTDYLAEEAEVVVRFQGGNNAGHTVEVGDKQYKLHLIPSGILYDDKLNVIGNGVVVDPKALFEEINYLEGVGVNVTPEKLIISDRAQLIMPYHKTLDVLKEKARGKNDIGTTGKGIGPCYTDKFERCGIRVCDLMHEDVFKEKLEENIRMKNEYITKVLGGEPLSFSEILNEYLEFAKKLRPFVQDTSVKVYNNIKENKTVLFEGAQGMLLDIDYGTYPYVTSSNTTAGGVCSGIGIGPNMVTNAVGITKAYTTRVGKGPFPTELVDETGDWIREKGHEYGVTTGRSRRCGWLDLVIVKTAARVSGLTSLAVTKIDTLAGLEKLKVCVGYKFDGKVIDYFPASLEDLAKCEPVYEEFDGWDDSVAEARTYEELPENAKKYLNRIAEFTDTKISIIGVGPKREQTIRIDSI; via the coding sequence ATGTCAGCATTTATTGTTTTAGGAGCCCAATGGGGAGATGAAGGAAAAGGAAAGATGACAGATTATTTAGCGGAAGAGGCTGAGGTTGTTGTTAGATTTCAAGGAGGTAATAATGCTGGTCATACTGTAGAAGTTGGAGATAAGCAATATAAATTGCACTTAATTCCATCAGGAATACTATATGATGATAAATTAAATGTTATTGGAAATGGAGTAGTAGTAGATCCTAAAGCTCTATTTGAAGAAATAAATTATTTAGAAGGTGTTGGAGTTAATGTTACACCAGAAAAATTAATCATAAGTGATAGAGCACAACTTATAATGCCATATCATAAAACACTAGATGTTTTAAAAGAAAAAGCAAGAGGTAAAAATGATATAGGAACTACAGGAAAAGGCATAGGTCCATGTTACACAGATAAATTTGAAAGATGTGGAATTAGAGTTTGTGACCTTATGCATGAAGATGTTTTTAAAGAAAAATTAGAAGAAAATATAAGAATGAAAAATGAGTATATTACTAAGGTATTAGGTGGAGAACCTTTAAGTTTTAGTGAAATATTAAATGAATATTTAGAATTTGCAAAGAAATTAAGACCTTTTGTTCAAGATACTTCAGTTAAGGTTTATAACAATATTAAAGAAAATAAAACTGTACTATTTGAAGGTGCACAAGGTATGCTACTAGATATAGATTACGGAACATATCCTTATGTTACATCATCTAATACAACAGCTGGTGGTGTATGTAGTGGTATAGGTATTGGACCTAACATGGTAACTAATGCAGTAGGAATAACAAAAGCATATACTACAAGAGTTGGTAAAGGACCATTCCCAACAGAATTAGTTGATGAAACTGGAGATTGGATAAGAGAAAAAGGTCATGAATATGGAGTAACAACAGGAAGATCAAGAAGATGTGGTTGGTTAGACTTAGTTATAGTTAAAACTGCTGCAAGAGTAAGTGGATTGACTTCATTAGCTGTTACTAAGATAGATACATTAGCAGGATTAGAAAAATTAAAAGTATGTGTAGGATATAAATTCGATGGTAAAGTTATAGATTACTTCCCAGCAAGTTTAGAAGATCTAGCTAAATGTGAACCAGTATATGAAGAATTTGACGGTTGGGATGATAGTGTAGCAGAAGCTAGAACATATGAAGAACTACCTGAAAATGCTAAGAAATACTTAAATAGAATAGCTGAATTTACAGATACTAAGATTTCTATAATAGGTGTTGGACCAAAGAGAGAACAAACTATAAGAATAGATAGTATATAA
- a CDS encoding DUF1858 domain-containing protein, translated as MITKDMTIGEVVKNDSSKAEVLMSFGMGCVGCPSAQAETIEEAAMVHGINLDELIEALNK; from the coding sequence ATGATAACAAAGGACATGACAATTGGTGAAGTAGTTAAAAATGATTCATCTAAAGCTGAAGTTTTAATGAGCTTTGGTATGGGATGTGTCGGATGTCCATCAGCTCAAGCAGAAACAATAGAAGAAGCTGCTATGGTGCATGGAATTAATTTAGATGAATTAATAGAAGCATTAAATAAATAA
- a CDS encoding acyl-[acyl-carrier-protein] thioesterase: MGKIFSKEYEVNYYDVNSNLKCKLSSIINYICDVGSRQSELIGGGMEYCTNNNCAWVFYKYDIKMHRYPKFGETISLTTQAIGFKKFYGLRKYSIKDSDGILIGEALALFFLINIEKRRPMRIQKEQYEFYGVDGDLDHDVSMADIEKIEEEQFIKEFQIRYSDIDSNKHVNNVKYIEWAIEAVPLETIKEYELNRIKVLFAKETTYGKTISSTATLRQIDENNLKTYHKIKNDEGTEITFLEANWIKK; this comes from the coding sequence ATGGGCAAAATTTTTAGTAAAGAATATGAAGTTAATTATTATGATGTAAATTCAAATTTAAAATGTAAGTTGTCATCTATTATTAACTATATATGTGATGTGGGAAGTAGACAGTCTGAATTAATAGGCGGAGGTATGGAATACTGTACAAATAATAATTGTGCGTGGGTATTTTATAAGTATGATATAAAAATGCACAGATATCCTAAGTTTGGAGAAACTATAAGTTTAACAACACAAGCTATAGGTTTTAAAAAATTCTATGGATTAAGAAAATATTCTATTAAAGATTCAGATGGTATTTTAATAGGAGAGGCATTAGCACTATTCTTTTTAATAAATATTGAAAAGAGAAGACCTATGAGAATACAGAAAGAGCAATATGAATTTTATGGGGTAGATGGTGATTTAGATCATGATGTATCAATGGCAGATATAGAAAAGATTGAAGAAGAACAATTTATTAAAGAGTTTCAAATCAGATATAGTGATATAGACTCTAATAAGCATGTAAATAACGTAAAATATATAGAGTGGGCAATTGAAGCAGTTCCACTTGAAACCATAAAAGAATATGAATTAAATAGAATTAAAGTGCTATTTGCTAAAGAAACTACTTATGGAAAAACAATTTCATCAACAGCGACTTTAAGACAAATAGATGAAAATAATTTAAAGACGTATCATAAAATAAAAAATGATGAGGGAACTGAAATAACATTCTTAGAAGCAAATTGGATAAAAAAATAA
- a CDS encoding NAD(P)/FAD-dependent oxidoreductase: MIHHDLIVIGGGASGLIAAIMAKDLGIDVAIIEATDRIGKKILTTGNGRCNISNNNICSPFVNFHSENNKFFTKTLNKFTVEDTKNLFLSLGLPIVELENGKMFPKSLQASSVVDILRMCLDDKNIPLYTNCKVTDIKKSKKFIINTNNEEFKEFSSKKLILSCGGKSAPKTGSDGSGFKLSKILGHNIVEPLPGIVQLKLDYPYLKALSGIKFDGEVSVLIDGEIIRTEKGEVLFTDYGISGPPILQLSSYASKALYKNKDVRISVDMFPNETKEEIENFIYSHFSIFNYREISSCLIGVINKKMISTLLKDVGIKDIHSCCSELDWKYLSILISRLKNWEFKCTGTNGFSNAQVTLGGVNTKQIDDNTLESKIVKDLYFCGEVIDVHGDCGGFNLQWAWSSGCLAGKSAAEK; this comes from the coding sequence ATGATTCATCATGATTTAATAGTTATTGGCGGTGGAGCTTCAGGATTGATTGCTGCAATAATGGCTAAGGATTTAGGAATAGATGTCGCTATAATAGAAGCAACTGATAGAATAGGTAAAAAAATTCTTACCACCGGAAATGGTAGATGTAATATATCTAATAATAATATCTGTTCTCCATTTGTTAATTTTCATAGTGAAAATAATAAATTTTTTACTAAAACATTAAATAAATTTACAGTTGAAGATACAAAAAATTTATTTTTATCATTAGGTTTACCTATTGTAGAACTTGAAAATGGTAAGATGTTTCCAAAATCACTTCAGGCATCTTCAGTAGTTGATATATTAAGAATGTGTTTAGATGATAAAAATATCCCTCTATACACCAATTGCAAAGTTACAGATATAAAAAAATCAAAAAAATTCATTATTAATACAAACAATGAAGAATTTAAAGAATTTAGCTCTAAAAAATTGATTTTAAGCTGTGGTGGTAAATCTGCCCCTAAAACCGGCTCTGATGGCTCTGGATTTAAACTTAGCAAAATACTAGGTCATAATATAGTAGAACCTCTTCCTGGCATTGTTCAGCTTAAATTAGACTATCCTTATTTGAAAGCATTATCAGGAATTAAGTTTGATGGTGAAGTAAGTGTTCTAATTGATGGTGAAATAATTAGAACAGAAAAAGGTGAAGTACTATTTACTGACTACGGAATATCAGGTCCACCTATTTTACAATTATCTTCATATGCATCGAAAGCACTTTATAAAAATAAAGATGTAAGAATTAGTGTTGATATGTTCCCTAATGAAACAAAAGAAGAAATAGAGAATTTTATATACAGTCATTTTTCAATCTTTAATTATAGAGAAATTTCATCTTGTTTAATAGGTGTGATAAATAAAAAAATGATATCTACCCTTTTAAAGGATGTGGGTATTAAAGATATTCATTCTTGTTGCTCTGAATTAGATTGGAAGTATTTAAGTATATTGATTTCCAGATTAAAAAATTGGGAATTTAAATGCACAGGTACTAATGGATTCTCTAATGCTCAAGTAACACTTGGTGGAGTTAATACTAAACAAATAGACGATAATACCTTAGAATCCAAAATAGTAAAAGATCTTTATTTCTGTGGTGAAGTAATTGATGTCCATGGTGATTGTGGAGGATTTAATCTGCAATGGGCTTGGAGCTCAGGATGTTTAGCTGGTAAATCCGCTGCTGAAAAATAA
- a CDS encoding ATP-binding protein: MINGYQAEILKIYENIRETEAKNLKLRRLEISSICPEILELDNEIQRMSLRMSLEILKADDSEKTITQYKEKITDLRVRKCEMLVANGYDPEYLNLKYTCGKCKDTGFVGANKCYCYKQKLIRLYYKDSELENTIKENNFNNFDLNLFSTHRLGDEKYSPRKNIENILEYVLNDYIPNFSSQNVNLLFFGNPGSGKTYLSYCLSKAILDKGYLVVYKTSDELIKNLSEIRFNNNYNLESILLNCDLLIIDDLGAEHLNEFSITELFNIINKRILNKKKMLISTNLTLPGITKQYTERIASRLLGDFKLCKFYSEDIRIKKNLQKNR, encoded by the coding sequence ATGATTAATGGATATCAAGCAGAAATCTTAAAAATATATGAAAATATTAGAGAAACTGAAGCTAAGAATCTAAAATTAAGAAGATTAGAAATATCTAGCATATGCCCTGAAATTTTAGAGTTGGATAATGAAATACAAAGAATGTCTTTAAGAATGTCTTTAGAAATCTTAAAAGCTGATGATAGTGAAAAAACCATAACACAATATAAAGAAAAAATTACAGACTTAAGAGTAAGAAAATGTGAAATGCTCGTAGCAAATGGCTATGATCCTGAATATCTAAATTTAAAGTATACATGTGGCAAATGTAAGGATACTGGATTTGTAGGTGCAAATAAATGCTATTGTTACAAGCAGAAACTAATTAGACTGTACTATAAGGATTCTGAATTAGAAAATACCATAAAAGAAAATAATTTTAATAATTTTGATTTAAACTTATTTTCTACACATAGGTTAGGTGATGAAAAGTATTCTCCAAGAAAAAATATTGAAAATATTTTAGAATACGTTTTAAATGATTATATTCCAAACTTTTCATCTCAAAATGTAAATCTATTATTCTTTGGTAATCCAGGTAGTGGAAAAACTTATTTATCGTACTGTTTATCTAAAGCAATATTAGATAAAGGTTATCTAGTCGTATATAAAACATCCGATGAGTTGATTAAAAATCTAAGTGAAATAAGATTTAATAATAATTATAATTTAGAATCAATACTTTTAAATTGTGATTTACTAATAATTGATGATTTAGGTGCAGAGCATTTAAATGAATTTTCTATAACAGAATTGTTTAATATTATTAATAAAAGAATATTAAACAAAAAGAAAATGCTTATTTCTACTAATTTAACCTTACCAGGTATAACAAAGCAGTACACAGAAAGAATTGCTTCTAGATTACTTGGAGATTTTAAACTTTGTAAATTCTATTCAGAGGATATAAGAATTAAAAAAAATCTACAAAAAAATAGATAA
- a CDS encoding DnaD domain protein — protein sequence MSTFMLKNKVPTFTPISNIFIEKYMPKARGEFIKVYLLMLKYNTCNELGVSSSILASSLNLLESDIMNAFNYWNDEGVIKFTPIDNMGNFNIEFLNLSEENLDDTKQVDLLNALDESNTKDMLKHIEKLLARPLSPKEMSIYLNWQRELGFSSELILILIEYCVSKGKVDARYIEKVALSWHDLKIKTIDQAQNLIKKTEDKWLNIRKVLNYLGIKNTEIMKPQQDIIEKWLLIYKFPTEIIFKACDICFERLNRADFKYIDGILSNWYKNNIKTVEDIALKDKTPKNKNYKKTNYSSGKPPLKFNNFEAREYDYDSLEKKLLGWDNND from the coding sequence ATGAGCACTTTTATGCTAAAAAATAAGGTACCAACATTTACTCCTATAAGTAATATTTTTATCGAAAAGTATATGCCTAAAGCTAGAGGTGAATTTATAAAAGTTTATTTATTAATGCTAAAGTATAATACTTGTAACGAATTAGGAGTCAGCTCATCAATACTAGCATCCTCTCTTAATTTATTGGAATCTGATATTATGAATGCTTTTAATTATTGGAATGATGAAGGTGTAATAAAATTCACCCCAATTGATAATATGGGAAATTTTAATATAGAATTTTTAAATTTATCAGAAGAAAATTTAGATGATACAAAACAAGTTGATTTACTTAATGCACTTGATGAAAGTAATACAAAAGATATGTTAAAACATATAGAAAAATTGCTTGCAAGGCCACTCTCCCCTAAAGAAATGTCAATTTATTTAAATTGGCAAAGAGAATTAGGATTTTCTTCAGAATTAATTTTAATATTAATAGAATATTGTGTATCTAAAGGAAAAGTTGATGCAAGATATATAGAAAAAGTGGCTTTATCTTGGCATGATTTAAAAATAAAAACTATTGATCAGGCTCAAAATTTAATAAAGAAAACTGAAGATAAATGGTTAAACATAAGAAAAGTACTAAATTATCTTGGTATAAAAAATACTGAAATTATGAAACCTCAACAAGATATTATAGAGAAATGGCTTTTAATTTATAAGTTTCCTACAGAAATTATATTTAAAGCATGTGATATATGTTTTGAAAGGCTAAATAGGGCAGACTTTAAGTATATCGATGGTATATTATCTAATTGGTATAAGAATAATATAAAGACAGTAGAAGATATAGCACTTAAAGATAAAACTCCGAAGAATAAGAATTATAAAAAAACTAATTATTCTTCAGGAAAACCACCTCTTAAGTTTAATAACTTCGAAGCAAGAGAATACGATTATGACTCTTTAGAAAAAAAATTATTAGGATGGGATAACAATGATTAA
- a CDS encoding peptidoglycan DD-metalloendopeptidase family protein, translating into MNTRKMKVIKFIICLTVIFNSIILIANANSNKVFEAYVDGRLVGYIYDKKEFKQIYSEVNEELNKRLGTDVVQDKKVRFKGNKESIEKSSEENIKNNIKKTINDEVDAKLININNKDYGIVFNENETSEVFKDFIMKNLNKFNINLDSVLDTEINANVKYSDIKVPISNVNDIEQIVDNMINDENIKVNVKIKEEKEVTVAPKTQIKRDDSMYIGESNIKEGESGSKRVTAEVTYCNGEKLNENVISEYVTKEAKDKIEYRGSKTPIGAKVTFLQYPTRGRYITSKFGPRWGKTHNGIDIAGNTGDPVTAAFDGVIEDAGVVSGYGNMIKIKHEDGLETLYGHLSSINVKKGQEIKKGDVIGEVGSTGRSTGPHLHFELRSKGTPINPELYIKNQ; encoded by the coding sequence ATGAACACGAGAAAAATGAAAGTAATTAAATTTATAATCTGTCTTACAGTTATATTTAATTCAATAATTTTAATAGCAAATGCAAATTCTAATAAGGTATTTGAAGCATATGTTGATGGAAGACTAGTAGGTTATATTTATGACAAAAAGGAATTTAAGCAAATCTATAGCGAGGTTAATGAGGAATTAAATAAAAGACTAGGTACTGATGTAGTACAAGATAAGAAAGTAAGATTTAAAGGTAATAAAGAAAGTATAGAAAAATCTAGTGAAGAAAACATTAAAAATAATATAAAGAAAACTATTAACGATGAAGTTGATGCAAAGTTAATAAACATAAATAATAAAGATTATGGAATAGTATTTAATGAAAATGAAACTAGTGAGGTTTTTAAAGATTTTATAATGAAAAATTTAAATAAGTTTAATATAAACTTAGATTCTGTACTTGATACTGAGATTAATGCTAATGTAAAATATTCAGATATTAAAGTTCCAATTTCAAATGTAAATGACATTGAACAAATAGTTGATAATATGATAAATGATGAGAATATAAAGGTGAATGTTAAAATTAAAGAAGAAAAAGAAGTGACTGTAGCACCTAAAACACAAATAAAAAGAGATGATTCTATGTATATAGGAGAAAGCAATATTAAAGAAGGCGAATCTGGTAGTAAAAGAGTTACGGCTGAAGTTACTTATTGTAATGGAGAAAAGCTAAATGAAAATGTGATTTCAGAATATGTAACAAAAGAAGCTAAAGATAAAATTGAATATAGAGGTAGCAAAACTCCAATTGGAGCTAAAGTAACATTTTTACAATATCCAACTAGAGGTAGATATATTACATCTAAATTTGGCCCACGATGGGGAAAGACTCATAATGGAATAGATATAGCAGGAAATACAGGGGACCCTGTTACAGCAGCTTTTGATGGAGTTATTGAAGATGCTGGAGTCGTAAGTGGATATGGTAATATGATTAAAATAAAACATGAAGATGGGTTAGAAACACTTTATGGTCATTTAAGTTCGATTAATGTGAAGAAAGGGCAAGAAATAAAAAAAGGAGATGTTATTGGAGAAGTTGGTAGTACTGGAAGAAGTACAGGACCTCACTTACATTTTGAATTAAGATCAAAGGGAACTCCGATAAATCCAGAATTATATATTAAAAATCAATAA
- a CDS encoding S8 family peptidase, translated as MFAFSYKNKLDPNLKHYMSNNCYKNYRVLIKYKNFQSSIEKKVTSFKGKLHHVIKCANLISATLTSKGIERIIEYPEIEKIYLDEYLFLCGMSVATANKVHFSEKYKLSGAGVGIGVIDSGVFPHPDLTSPSNKISLFVDLINDFNYPYDDNGHGTSTSGILCSSGLASNNMYKGIAHKSKLFCYKAFDKLGKGFASDILYSIESLVEISKENNIKVLCLPFELLSHNTFIISCFDLAFKYAILNNVIPIVPSGSTLNDSSVIMGISTCDNCITVAGLNSTTPIIKPYTFSSSGPFGKSEKPNLSASCVNIVSLNSDTNYLSEKNGLKIYPKKLEAPYKTFTGTSLAVSYVSGLCALLFENNPELTFNDLTSLLKVSCDPIDDIPKNICGEGIINIDRLMP; from the coding sequence ATGTTTGCATTTTCATATAAAAATAAGTTAGATCCTAATTTAAAGCACTATATGTCTAATAATTGTTATAAAAATTATCGAGTGCTGATAAAATATAAAAATTTCCAATCTTCTATAGAGAAAAAAGTAACATCATTTAAGGGTAAATTACATCATGTTATAAAATGTGCTAATTTAATAAGCGCAACTTTAACTTCTAAAGGTATTGAAAGAATTATTGAATATCCAGAAATAGAAAAAATTTATTTAGATGAATATTTATTTCTTTGTGGTATGAGTGTTGCTACAGCTAACAAAGTACACTTTTCAGAAAAATATAAGTTATCAGGAGCTGGTGTAGGAATCGGAGTTATAGATAGTGGCGTATTTCCACATCCTGATTTAACATCACCTAGTAATAAAATATCTTTATTTGTTGATTTAATTAATGATTTTAATTATCCATACGATGATAATGGTCATGGCACATCAACTAGTGGCATCTTATGTAGTAGTGGACTTGCTTCAAATAATATGTACAAAGGAATAGCACATAAAAGTAAACTATTTTGTTATAAAGCTTTTGATAAACTAGGAAAAGGGTTTGCTTCTGACATATTATATTCAATAGAATCTTTAGTAGAAATCTCTAAAGAAAATAACATAAAAGTATTATGTCTACCATTTGAATTATTAAGTCATAATACATTTATCATATCTTGCTTTGATCTGGCATTTAAATATGCAATATTAAATAATGTTATTCCTATAGTACCTAGTGGAAGTACACTAAATGACTCGTCTGTTATTATGGGAATATCCACATGTGATAATTGTATTACAGTTGCAGGCTTAAATAGTACTACACCAATAATAAAGCCGTATACCTTTTCTTCATCAGGTCCATTTGGAAAGTCTGAAAAGCCAAATTTATCTGCTTCTTGTGTAAATATAGTTTCATTGAACAGTGATACTAATTACTTGAGTGAAAAAAATGGCTTAAAGATTTATCCTAAAAAGCTTGAAGCACCATATAAAACTTTTACCGGAACATCACTTGCCGTATCATATGTCAGTGGATTATGTGCTTTACTCTTTGAAAATAATCCTGAACTAACTTTTAATGATTTAACTTCACTATTAAAAGTTTCATGTGACCCTATTGATGATATTCCTAAAAATATTTGTGGTGAAGGTATTATAAATATTGATAGATTAATGCCCTAA